Proteins from a genomic interval of Aspergillus flavus chromosome 7, complete sequence:
- a CDS encoding ankyrin repeat protein, whose product MRNSPAWSISQSPSPARTSTVGMMMKGLDPVLAPGDPLDPCPWPISYADNDLWSQYSSGLFSADSDVLHLSQADWQNADLSDNGSWSATNSLGDLPMTMSDPPFGQPPLWTPSSDPCLFPSIIPSGDLSSENVSDIHHQPRDGIPTPPPSQPQSNPRTPQEPSHGTERVVSLLLLQRGVNVNVQDSRGQTPLHIAAQCGHLGVVRLLLTTEHIDVNARDHHGSTPLHVASEKGHVEVVQLLVAHGARLDARSGRTG is encoded by the exons ATGCGGAATAGTCCCGCGTGGTCCATCTCCCAGAGTCCGTCTCCTGCACGAACTTCGACCGTCggaatgatgatgaaaggCCTGGATCCGGTGCTGGCACCTGGGGATCCCCTTGACCCCTGTCCCTGGCCTATCTCATATGCCGATAACGACCTCTGGTCCCAATATTCCAGCGGTCTATTCTCCGCCGACTCTGATGTCCTGCACCTCTCTCAAGCAGATTGGCAAAATGCCGACTTATCAGACAACGGCAGTTGGTCTGCGACCAACTCCCTCGGCGATTTGCCCATGACCATGTCGGATCCCCCATTCGGCCAACCTCCTCTATGGACACCCAGCAGT GATCCATGTCTCTTTCCCAGCATAATACCCTCGGGCGACCTCTCTAGCGAGAATGTATCAGacatccaccaccaaccccgTGATGGCATTCCCACGCCGCCTCCCTCGCAGCCGCAGTCGAATCCAAGAACACCTCAGGAACCCAGCCACGGCACCGAGCGCGTGGTCTCCTTGCTGCTCCTTCAACGCGGGGTCAACGTGAACGTCCAGGACTCACGCGGCCAAACCCCACTGCACATCGCCGCCCAGTGCGGGCATCTGGGCGTAGTGCGATTGCTCCTCACAACCGAACACATCGACGTCAATGCTCGCGACCACCATGGGTCGACACCACTACATGTCGCCAGCGAAAAGGGGCATGTGGAAGTGGTACAGTTGCTAGTGGCCCATGGGGCGCGCTTAGATGCCCGGTCGGGTCGGACCGGATAA
- a CDS encoding aminotransferase: MTFPPAPAANIGPYPIRAYTGWMETNDSCGIDWTKLGLAVTDMVNGHVESTYSVTTGEWTSPKFVEDPYLRIHGLAPALNYGQQVYEGLKAYRSATDQILLFRPRFHAARMQHSAEVVSIPAVPTDHFLECVNLAVARNAEWVPPHASGAALYVRPVLLGSAAHFALTPPAEFTFCVYVQPFSTYHGIAPLPAVVLEDFDRAAPRGTGHAKIGGNYAPVMKWSEKAKKEGFPMTLHLDSATHSEIDEFSTSGFLGARMDGDKPVLVVPKSDYIIGSVTSDSCMQIARSLGWTVEHRSVKYEELATFKEVMAVGTAAALVPIRSITRKSRDDHFVYTEEKSAGPVCQQLYAALTKIQRGEAEDQFGWREEVKGTSDVGSSGSFCIIM, encoded by the exons ATGACTTTCCCACCCGCACCAGCAGCGAATATTGGTCCGTACCCCATTCGAGCGTATACAGGTTGGATGGAGACTAACGATAGCTGCGGAATAGATTGGACCAAGTTAGGGCTCGCGGTGACGGATATGG TCAATGGCCATGTGGAGTCGACCTATTCCGTTACGACTGGGGAGTGGACATCGCCCAAATTCGTGGAGGATCCGTATCTTCGCATTCATGGTTTGGCCCCGGCCCTCAACTATGGGCAACAGGTGTATGAAGGATTGAAAG CCTACCGATCGGCAACTGACCAgatccttctctttcggCCACGATTCCATGCGGCGCGCATGCAACACTCGGCAGAGGTGGTGTCCATTCCTGCTGTGCCCACGGACCACTTTCTCGAGTGCGTGAATCTGGCGGTCGCGAGAAACGCCGAGTGGGTCCCTCCTCACGCGAGCGGCGCCGCCTTGTATGTGCGCCCTGTGCTCTTGGGCTCCGCCGCCCATTTCGCACTGACCCCTCCTGCCGAATTTACCTTCTGCGTATATGTACAGCCTTTTAGCACCTATCACGGCATTGCGCCCCTACCCGCGGTCGTTCTCGAAGACTTCGATCGGGCCGCACCCCGCGGAACTGGCCACGCGAAGATCGGAGGCAATTATGCCCCCGTCATGAAGTGGTCggaaaaggccaagaaggagggaTTCCCTATGACCCTGCATCTGGACAGTGCCACTCATTCCGAAATTGATGAGTTTTCCACCTCCGGATTTCTGGGGGCGAGAATGGACGGGGATAAGCCCGTGTTGGTGGTCCCCAAGAGTGACTATATCATTGGGAGTGTGACGTCCGATAGTTGTATGCAGATTGCTCGGTCCTTGGGATGGACTGTCGAGCATCGCTCG GTCAAATACGAGGAACTCGCGACCTTTAAAGAGGTGATGGCCGTCGGCACTGCTGCCGCTCTGGTTCCTATTCGATCCATTACCCGGAAGTCGCGCGACGACCATTTCGTCTACACCGAGGAGAAGTCTGCTGGTCCGGTCTGTCAGCAGCTCTATGCCGCGCTCACTAAGATCCAGCGTGGTGAGGCTGAGGATCAGTTTGGATGGCGTGAAGAGGTTAAGGGCACATCTGATGTGggttcttctggttctttcTGTATCATTATGTAA
- a CDS encoding putative cytochrome P450 (cytochrome P450 monooxygenase): protein MQAVALLRHVPLFAYVTAVPVALLAYVLAICIYRIWFHPLAKYPGPLLAKVTNLYGGYYAWKGDLHIDMMRCHEKYGNYVRYAPNRVLFNTNTGLKEIYAYSKSFQKSAAYGAMVHRAPNTLTLIDKKQHGRKRRIIGQGFGDAALRGFEGTIMSLVRKFCDELAKDISGGKAGEWSSPQNMGKWSKAEILTFLPANYLTFDIMSGIIFGESFDLIGSPKNREIVKCIEDSNVRTGVLSQAGELSTRRLDRWLFPQAIQGRNAFIRFVNILLKKRMSAKPLKRHDAFSFLLDAVDPETQQGFTPAEIGAESTTMIVAGSDTSSTAIASTFFYLCRNREWYEKAKEEVRAAFPGPDDVALGPALNNCVILRACIDESLRMSPPASSSLWREVLDDGVIIDGQVVPRGYDVGTCIYAIQHNPDYYPEPFEYRPDRWLDPVPEKVQLARSAFSPFSIGPRSCLGKGLAWTELMLTMAYMLSKYEFRSAPGEDEKVGGGHVDMGAGRQREGEYQLRDHVTAAKDGPIVQVSFR, encoded by the exons ATGCAGGCAGTCGCGCTGCTGAGACATGTGCCTCTCTTCGCCTATGTGACGGCTGTGCCCGTTGCATTGCTGGCCTAC GTGCTTGCTATCTGCATCTACCGTATCTGGTTCCATCCCCTTGCGAAGTATCCGGGTCCTTTGCTGGCCAAAGTGACCAACCTCTATGGAGGGTACTATGCCTGGAAAGGGGACCTGCACATTGACATGATGCGCTGCCATGAGAAATATG GAAACTATGTTCGATATGCACCAAATCGTGTGCTGTTCAATACCAATACCGGCCTGAAGG AGATCTATGCATACAGCAAAAGCTTCCAGAAGTCGGCCGCCTATGGCGCCATGGTTCATCGCGCTCCCAACACACTCACCCTCATTGATAAAAAGCAACACGGTCGCAAGCGACGCATAATTGGACAGGGCTTTGGAGATGCCGCCCTGCGTGGTTTTGAAGGGACCATCATGAGTCTTGTACGCAAGTTCTGCGACGAGCTGGCCAAGGATATCTCGGGCGGAAAAGCTGGTGAATGGTCTAGTCCGCAGAATATGGGAAAATGGT CGAAGGCCGAGATTTTGACGTTCCTCCCAGCAAACTATCTCACCTTCGACATCATGTCCGGAATCATTTTCGGTGAAAGCTTTGATCTCATTGGCAGTCCCAAAAACCGGGAGATCGTCAAGTGCATTGAGGATTCGAACGTGCGTACTGGAGTCCTATCCCAAGCTGGTGAATTATCCACACGCCGTCTCGACCGTTGGCTATTCCCTCAAGCGATTCAGGGCCGGAATGCGTTCATTCGCTTCGTCAATATTCTTCTCAAGAAGCGCATGTCCGCAAAGCCCTTGAAACGCCACGATGCGTTTTCATTCTTGCTGGATGCTGTCGATCCGGAGACGCAACAGGGATTTACACCTGCAGAGATTGGCGCTGAAAGTACCACCATGATTGTTGCCG GATCCGACACATCCTCCACCGCCATCGCTTCGACCTTCTTCTACCTCTGCCGCAACCGGGAATGGTACGAAAaagccaaggaggaagttCGCGCCGCATTCCCGGGTCCCGACGACGTCGCCCTCGGGCCCGCCCTAAACAACTGCGTGATCTTGCGCGCATGTATCGACGAGAGTCTGCGTATGTCTCCACCCGCCAGTAGCTCCCTCTGGCGCGAAGTCCTTGACGATGGAGTTATCATCGACGGGCAGGTTGTCCCACGCGGCTACGACGTGGGTACCTGCATCTACGCCATCCAGCACAACCCAGACTACTACCCAGAGCCCTTTGAGTACCGTCCCGATCGCTGGCTCGACCCCGTGCCCGAAAAGGTGCAGCTCGCACGGTCGGCTTTCAGCCCCTTCTCCATTGGACCGCGGAGCTGTTTGGGGAAGGGATTGGCTTGGACGGAGCTGATGTTGACCATGGCTTATATGCTGTCGAAGTATGAGTTCCGTAGCGCCCCgggtgaggatgagaaggttgGGGGTGGACATGTGGATATGGGTGCTGGAAGACAGCGTGAGGGTGAATATCAGCTGCGCGATCATGTCACGGCTGCGAAGGACGGTCCCATCGTGCAGGTTTCTTTCCGGTAG
- a CDS encoding putative fatty acid synthase alpha subunit, translated as MSATMQPEVEQQLAYVLLIELLAHQFASPVQWIETQDGLITEQNVERFIEIGPADILTGMLRKTVGQQYKSQDAARHMTRKLLSYAQNADEIQYISGSSTATSRPAVKPHPLLSQGPSASSKTAETTPPAPAETQINTAPAPVAKVAMVADAPVQAKDIVIAIIAQKLRKSHAEVATDKTIKLLVSGRSTLENEIVGDLDAEFGSLPERAEELGLEELCNTLQSGAAFSGQLGKVSTGIVSRVFAQKLPAGFSSGDARDYLQTRWGLGAGRQDSVFLRASTAQTSSRLASSGEAQSFFDQIVQQYATDNGLSLSASAPAAEAAAVSAPVDSKALGLVKKDQERLRKAQMELYARLLGKDLGHDAREALKAQLATVKLQEQLDFITAEVGDVFISGIRPLWAAAKVRRYNSSWNWVLQDTLHLFHRILRGNFGNADFPKYSNAIANRSSPRLLQMIKYLSNSPCSLWGTRFPEAKTVMRRLVDLCEKPRAPRFEPLAANYDAFIKGPSTTVDENGHIKYREVPRGGSPVIASIHIKTQRHSTWLTDRSVTALYLDEVQSSWNDGITFINKCVLMTGVSIGSIGAEILKGLLSGGAKVVVTTSSYSSATTRFYQRLYVEHGSRGSELIVAPFNQGSQHDLDGLVEYIYTSGTGLGWDLDHVVPFAAISEAGREIDNIDAKSELAHRIMLTNTLRLLGAIKKQKQLRGYRTRPTQVILPLSPNHGAFGNDGLYGESKIALESLFEKWHSESWSTYLSICGAVIGWTRGTGLMADNNIVAAGIERHGVQTFSTAEMGAYILVLMTRKLANQCNVQPLYADLTGGLNTIPNLRATLDKVRREIVDKSAMRTVLAREQAAEQKLTTCSSPTTPEKGARTRLANIRFSFPALPDAKTEVDPLRANLMGMADLERIVVVTGFSEVGPYGNSRTRWQMEATGRLSLEGCIEMAWIMGLIKHHDGPLDGKHFTGWVDAKTKKPVQDMDVKARYEEHILNHTGIRLVEPDLDPSEPPGKRRLLQEVVLEEDLPPFEVSPEVAEQLINEHGENLVDISPQGEQCVVNLKKGVVLMIPKALQYQHAVAGQVPTGWDARAYGIPEDIVAQVDRGTLFTLVSTMEALVASGITDPYELYQYIHLSEFGNCIGSGLGGVHSLKKMFRDRYLDKDVQKDILQETFINTTAAWVNMLLISSAGPIRTSVGACATSIESLETGFETIVTGRAKICLVGGYDDMTQAVAEEFANMKATTNPEEEAKKGRLPQEMSRPAAESRSGFVESQGSGVQVITSARLALDLGLPIHGIVAWVGTASDKTSRSVPAPGQGILTNAREKPNSRFPSPLLDIRYRKRRLEARLKQINESVDLEVQMLEEQMTQDGEVPEELQEELQNHKRFVEGEAERQRKEALNTFGNEFWKNESAISPVRGSLAVFGLTIDDLDFVSLHGTSTVMNDKNEAAVLEAQMRHLGRVPGNPLYAISQKYLTGHPKGAAGAWMLNGGLQVLDTGLIPGNRNLDNVDGKLQDNEYILYPNRSIQTKGLKAFSVTSFGFGQKGAQAIVVHPRYLYAMLEDGEYHAYRTRRLTRYRKAFRFFHHGLATNTMFVAKTEAPYRPDQQNAVLLDPTARMQSKESTESVEDRPVPTLKPELGCCHGVLEESLIQTTTR; from the exons ATGTCTGCCACAATGCAGCCGGAAGTCGAGCAGCAGCTTGCATATGTGCTCTTGATTGAGCTGTTGGC GCATCAGTTTGCGTCGCCAGTCCAATG GATTGAAACCCAAGATGGACTCATCACAGAGCAGAATGTTGAACGGTTCATCGAAATCGGCCCGGCAGATATCCTCACCGGCATGCTCCGAAAGACTGTCGGTCAACAGTACAAATCCCAAGATGCCGCACGACATATGACACGAAAGCTACTCTCTTACGCCCAGAATGCAGACGAAATACAGTATATCTCGGGCTCATCAACAGCGACAAGCCGGCCAGCTGTCAAGCCTCACCCGTTATTGTCACAGGGGCCGTCGGCGTCCAGTAAGACTGCGGAAACTACACCCCCAGCCCCGGCTGAAACTCAGATCAATACTGCGCCGGCCCCTGTTGCCAAAGTAGCGATGGTTGCGGATGCTCCTGTACAGGCGAAGGATATTGTTATCGCCATCATTGCACAAAAGCTGAGAAAGAGCCACGCTGAAGTAGCAACAGATAAAACAATCAAGCTATTAGTGAGCG GCCGATCGACCTTGGAGAATGAGATCGTGGGCGACCTCGACGCCGAGTTCGGATCCCTTCCCGAGAGGGCGGAAGAGCTAGGATTAGAGGAACTATGCAATACTCTACAATCTGGCGCAGCCTTCTCAGGACAGCTGGGTAAGGTATCCACAGGGATTGTGTCCCGTGTCTTTGCACAAAAGCTTCCTGCTGGTTTCTCTAGCGGTGATGCTCGTGATTATCTACAGACTAGATGGGGTCTAGGGGCCGGACGTCAGGACTCGGTATTCTTGCGAGCAAGCACAGCCCAGACATCCTCTCGATTGGCAAGTTCGGGAGAAGCACAGTCATTTTTTGATCAGATAGTGCAGCAGTATGCTACAGACAACGGCCTCAGCCTGTCTGCATCCGCGCCGGCCGCGGAGGCTGCGGCAGTGTCGGCTCCAGTGGACAGCAAGGCTCTCGGCCTGGTGAAGAAAGATCAGGAACGGCTCCGAAAGGCGCAGATGGAACTCTATGCACGACTGCTTGGAAAGGATCTAGGCCACGATGCGCGAGAAGCGCTCAAGGCACAACTGGCGACCGTCAAGCTGCAGGAGCAGCTGGACTTCATCACCGCCGAGGTGGGCGATGTCTTTATCTCAGGTATCCGTCCATTATGGGCAGCTGCAAAGGTGCGACGCTACAACTCCAGCTGGAACTGGGTGTTGCAAGATACATTGCATCTTTTCCACCGGATTCTGCGAGGGAACTTTGGCAATGCCGATTTCCCTAAATACAGCAACGCTATCGCCAACCGATCCAGTCCTCGCCTACTGCAAATGATCAAGTATTTGTCGAACAGCCCGTGCTCTCTCTGGGGCACTCGTTTCCCAGAGGCCAAAACCGTGATGCGTCGCTTGGTAGACCTTTGTGAGAAGCCTCGCGCGCCTCGATTCGAGCCGCTGGCCGCGAACTACGATGCCTTTATCAAGGGGCCTAGCACTACGGTGGATGAGAATGGTCATATCAAGTACCGCGAGGTCCCTCGCGGTGGATCACCCGTCATCGCATCGATTCACATCAAAACCCAGCGACACTCGACCTGGCTGACCGACCGCTCCGTGACGGCACTGTATCTGGACGAGGTGCAATCATCCTGGAATGACGGCATCACATTCATCAACAAGTGTGTCCTCATGACTGGAGTGAGCATTGGGTCCATTGGAGCTGAAATTTTGAAAGGCCTCCTGAGTGGTGGAGCCAAGGTTGTCGTCACCACCAGCAGCTATTCCTCTGCCACAACTCGGTTCTACCAACGTCTCTACGTTGAACACGGTTCGCGAGGATCCGAACTGATTGTCGCTCCGTTTAATCAAGGAAGTCAGCATGATCTCGACGGACTTGTCGAGTACATCTACACGTCAGGCACTGGCCTGGGCTGGGATTTGGACCACGTTGTTCCATTCGCTGCGATCTCCGAGGCTGGCCGGGAGATTGACAACATTGATGCCAAATCCGAACTGGCTCACCGAATCATGCTCACCAATACCCTCCGTTTGCTGGGAGCCAtcaagaaacagaaacagcTTCGGGGATACCGCACCCGGCCGACTCAGGTCATTCTGCCCCTTTCGCCCAACCACGGCGCGTTTGGCAACGATGGTCTGTACGGCGAGTCGAAGATTGCCCTCGAGTCCTTGTTTGAGAAATGGCACTCGGAGAGCTGGTCGACGTACCTGTCCATCTGCGGTGCGGTCATTGGTTGGACGCGTGGCACCGGTCTGATGGCCGATAACAACATTGTCGCGGCAGGAATTGAGCGTCATGGAGTGCAGACCTTCTCCACGGCCGAGATGGGGGCATATATCCTGGTGCTTATGACTCGGAAGCTTGCCAACCAATGCAACGTACAGCCACTGTATGCCGATCTGACCGGCGGTCTGAACACGATTCCGAATCTGAGAGCCACTTTGGATAAGGTTCGGCGCGAGATTGTCGATAAAAGTGCCATGCGCACCGTCCTCGCGCGGGAGCAAGCTGCTGAGCAGAAGCTCACTACGTGCAGTTCTCCAACGACCCCGGAGAAGGGAGCACGAACGCGCCTGGCGAATATTCGGTTCTCATTCCCCGCTCTGCCCGATGCGAAGACCGAAGTCGACCCCCTGCGAGCAAACTTGATGGGCATGGCAGATTTGGAGCGCATTGTGGTGGTCACAGGCTTTTCAGAGGTCGGCCCGTACGGCAACTCTCGGACTCGCTGGCAAATGGAGGCCACTGGGCGTTTGTCCTTGGAAGGGTGTATTGAGATGGCATGGATCATGGGACTCATCAAGCACCATGACGGCCCGCTGGACGGGAAACACTTCACCGGCTGGGTGGACGccaagacaaagaagcccGTGCAGGACATGGACGTCAAAGCTCGGTATGAAGAGCATATCCTCAATCATACCGGAATCCGACTGGTGGAGCCAGACCTGGATCCTAGCGAACCACCAGGCAAGAGACGGCTCCTACAAGAGGTCGTGCTCGAGGAAGATCTACCGCCCTTTGAAGTCTCTCCTGAGGTGGCGGAGCAGCTCATCAACGAGCATGGGGAGAATCTGGTTGATATCTCGCCCCAGGGAGAACAGTGTGTCGTCAACCTGAAAAAAGGTGTAGTGTTGATGATCCCCAAGGCTCTGCAGTACCAGCATGCGGTTGCGGGGCAGGTCCCTACCGGCTGGGATGCACGCGCCTACGGCATACCGGAAGACATTGTCGCCCAGGTTGACCGTGGAACCCTGTTCACCTTGGTCAGCACCATGGAGGCGCTTGTGGCCTCGGGAATCACCGACCCCTACGAGCTATACCAGTATATCCATCTCTCCGAGTTCGGCAATTGCATTGGCTCAGGTCTTGGTGGTGTGCActcgttgaagaagatgttcCGGGATCGGTATCTGGATAAGGATGTACAGAAGGACATTCTCCAGGAAACATTTATAAACACCACCGCTGCCTGGGTCAATATGCTGTTGATCTCCTCTGCTGGCCCCATCCGCACGTCGGTTGGTGCTTGTGCCACTTCGATTGAGTCTTTGGAAACTGGTTTTGAAACTATCGTCACTGGGCGTGCTAAAATCTGTCTTGTCGGTGGATACGATGATATGACGCAGGCAGTAGCAGAGGAGTTTGCCAATATGAAAGCCACTACCAAccccgaggaagaggccaagaagggCAGGCTCCCGCAGGAGATGTCGCGACCCGCTGCAGAGAGCCGAAGCGGCTTCGTCGAGTCTCAGGGCAGTGGTGTTCAGGTTATCACCTCGGCCCGCCTGGCCCTCGACTTGGGCCTGCCGATTCATGGTATTGTTGCCTGGGTGGGAACTGCCAGTGACAAGACAAGCCGGTCGGTGCCTGCACCGGGACAAGGCATCTTGACGAACGCGCGCGAGAAGCCCAACAGTCGATTCCCATCGCCACTGCTGGATATTCGTTACCGCAAGCGCCGTCTTGAGGCACGGTTGAAGCAAATCAATGAATCGGTTGACCTGGAGGTACAGATGCTTGAGGAGCAAATGACCCAAGATGGAGAGGTTCCAGAGGAACTCCAGGAAGAGCTCCAGAACCATAAGCGCTTCGTCGAAGGCGAAGCCGAGCGCCAGCGCAAGGAAGCGTTGAACACATTTGGTAATGAGTTCTGGAAGAATGAGTCCGCTATTTCTCCCGTTCGGGGTTCTTTGGCCGTTTTTGGTCTGACTATCG ATGATCTTGATTTCGTTTCCCTACACGGCACTAGCACTGTCATGAACGACAAGAACGAAGCCGCAGTGCTTGAAGCCCAAATGCGACACCTCGGCCGTGTACCCGGGAATCCTCTCTACGCTATCTCACAGAAGTATCTTACGGGTCATCCCAAGGGTGCCGCAGGAGCATGGATGCTGAATGGTGGCCTACAAGTGCTGGACACGGGCCTCATTCCTGGCAACCGCAACCTGGACAACGTTGATGGGAAGCTGCAAGATAACGAATACATTCTCTATCCCAACCGTAGCATCCAAACCAAGGGATTGAAGGCATTCTCTGTGACATCTTTCGGTTTCGGGCAGAAGGGCGCGCAGGCCATCGTGGTGCACCCCCGGTATCTCTACGCTATGCTCGAGGATGGCGAATATCACGCATATCGGACGCGCCGTCTGACCAGATATCGGAAGGCATTCCgcttcttccaccatggGCTGGCCACAAATACCATGTTCGTGGCCAAGACCGAAGCTCCTTATCGACCAGACCAACAAAATGCGGTGTTATTGGATCCCACCGCGCGAATGCAGTCAAAGGAGTCGACGGAGTCAGTCGA GGATCGACCAGTTCCGACCCTGAAACCTGAGCTCGGGTGTTGCCATGGAGTCTTGGAAGAGAGCCTCATACAGACGACGACACGATAG